In the genome of Halobacterium noricense, one region contains:
- a CDS encoding beta strand repeat-containing protein gives MRVGGCLRKSAVILGVLSVITALAVGAGLQASTVAGASAQSGDTNSTVTFAYVNGENLTLVTKAGSEINLGVNANAIGAGKDVDGDGYVEIPYVTSNNHLKIVDKTGEMMTLTTDADKSKAKVAIGDHDEDGEDSVYYSTPDGVLKAANIVDNTTRILDGADTATKAVAGVGDVTGDGTPEVVYTDGSNIGYYNQSGVENSFYTNGVGSSDGHGIGAPRDLDGDGTARIPIVTGSNNVALVDGSGSPETLMQDGSAAKSPVAAVDWVNGSNLEVLFLNSSQNDEPYYVTLDKSTGPIDAVSGTADAEAGVAWVQDAPLVLSNFTLVNDSGTLQASFNSSSDLSSLDVTIDGPDSESLNLTDFTENTTDGRYTYTGDYRPGMDGNYTAILNSATATDGDTATPEYTDNATIDTRFNVTDLNATANGFAINISFNATDQLSGASVDIGGAENDTLDLNNFSTSSSDSPYVYTGTYNASTAGEYNVTLTQATSDDDQVDDENLTDSAIADEPLDVWNFTLTNETDGIHVAFNASEQLGGTTVDIDGPPNTTLNYGNFTENVAGDDYTYETTYETTEIGTYNGTLERAESTDGDVATPDLTANATLGDPFDVTNLTATARNGDLNLSFDTTHTLDAVTVEIAGAETDTLTVDAFSTNESAPTYTYTGRYEANTTGNYNVTLTDATATDDQIHDDTLTANATLEPLLTNATLTDTTDQNAIVNETDRVTITAEVSSAADSVTADASAFGAGSVALNAIDASTYEATIDVTVSNVTEQRRVHVTVSGVSGRVASDTTNEVVIDTEPPAVDVGENQTADAGSNVSFSPMHVAEPTTRIVDYEWVVAGAQRSGENVTTAFAEPGDYTVRLAVTDAAGNVGTDALTVTVESNKRTTESSTTSPIGGGSSGGGGSGGLLVPTATATDSQTTTPPTAPTTTTDANSGAPATKTAQESTTTPTNATTTPSQGRPTHNVEMPFGELFGIPVSLPILAFIAATVLAARRRDNQ, from the coding sequence ATGCGAGTGGGTGGGTGTCTTCGAAAATCAGCGGTCATCCTGGGGGTACTTTCGGTCATCACTGCGTTAGCGGTTGGAGCTGGGCTACAGGCGTCAACAGTCGCTGGCGCGTCAGCACAGTCGGGGGACACTAACTCAACGGTAACGTTCGCGTACGTGAACGGTGAGAATCTAACGCTCGTCACGAAGGCTGGAAGTGAGATCAATCTCGGTGTCAACGCTAACGCAATCGGCGCTGGGAAGGACGTCGATGGTGATGGATACGTTGAAATTCCGTACGTGACGAGCAATAATCACCTGAAGATCGTCGATAAGACTGGTGAGATGATGACGTTGACAACGGACGCTGACAAATCGAAAGCGAAGGTTGCAATCGGTGATCACGACGAAGACGGCGAAGACAGCGTCTACTACTCCACGCCGGACGGCGTGCTGAAGGCCGCCAACATCGTAGACAACACAACCAGAATACTGGATGGTGCGGACACCGCGACGAAAGCTGTCGCTGGCGTTGGGGACGTCACTGGTGATGGAACGCCGGAAGTCGTCTACACCGATGGCTCGAACATCGGGTATTACAACCAATCCGGTGTCGAGAATAGTTTCTACACGAATGGAGTTGGAAGCAGTGATGGACATGGTATCGGTGCGCCACGGGACCTCGATGGCGACGGGACTGCGCGGATTCCGATCGTTACGGGTAGCAATAACGTGGCGCTTGTCGACGGGAGTGGCAGCCCAGAAACACTCATGCAGGACGGAAGTGCAGCAAAATCGCCGGTAGCAGCGGTCGACTGGGTGAATGGTTCTAACCTAGAAGTCCTGTTCTTGAATTCGAGCCAGAACGACGAACCGTACTATGTAACGCTCGACAAATCGACCGGGCCGATTGATGCTGTGAGTGGAACGGCAGACGCCGAGGCGGGCGTCGCTTGGGTGCAGGATGCCCCACTTGTGCTCTCAAACTTCACCCTCGTGAATGACTCGGGCACGTTACAAGCATCATTTAACTCGAGTAGCGACCTCAGTTCGCTGGATGTTACGATCGACGGCCCCGACAGTGAATCGCTCAACTTGACTGATTTTACCGAGAACACTACTGATGGCCGCTACACCTATACTGGCGATTACCGCCCGGGTATGGATGGCAACTACACGGCCATCCTCAACTCTGCGACCGCCACTGATGGCGACACCGCAACTCCCGAGTATACGGATAATGCGACCATCGACACACGATTCAACGTCACCGACCTGAATGCGACCGCAAACGGCTTCGCTATCAATATCTCGTTTAACGCCACCGACCAACTCTCAGGAGCCTCCGTCGATATTGGCGGCGCCGAAAACGACACTCTCGATCTCAATAACTTCTCGACGTCTAGTTCGGACTCTCCATACGTGTACACGGGTACGTACAACGCGAGTACAGCGGGCGAGTACAACGTCACGCTCACGCAGGCGACCTCCGACGATGACCAGGTTGACGACGAGAATCTCACCGACTCGGCAATCGCAGACGAACCACTGGACGTGTGGAACTTCACGCTGACGAACGAGACGGATGGTATCCACGTCGCCTTCAACGCGAGCGAACAACTGGGTGGAACTACTGTCGACATCGACGGACCACCGAATACGACGCTCAACTACGGGAACTTCACAGAAAACGTGGCTGGCGACGATTACACCTATGAGACAACGTACGAGACCACCGAAATCGGCACATACAACGGTACACTCGAGCGCGCCGAGTCCACGGACGGTGATGTTGCCACGCCCGATCTTACTGCGAATGCGACGCTCGGTGACCCCTTCGACGTCACGAACCTCACAGCAACTGCGCGAAACGGCGACCTAAACCTCTCGTTCGATACAACGCATACGCTGGATGCCGTCACAGTCGAGATTGCGGGCGCGGAAACCGATACCCTCACCGTCGATGCGTTCTCAACAAACGAATCCGCCCCGACGTACACGTACACTGGCCGCTATGAGGCGAACACAACAGGGAACTACAACGTGACGCTCACCGACGCGACGGCCACTGACGACCAGATCCACGACGATACCCTCACAGCGAATGCGACACTTGAGCCACTGCTGACGAACGCGACACTGACGGATACAACCGATCAGAACGCGATCGTTAACGAGACTGATCGCGTCACAATTACGGCGGAGGTCTCTTCGGCCGCCGACTCCGTTACCGCAGATGCGTCGGCGTTCGGCGCAGGATCGGTTGCCCTCAACGCAATCGATGCTTCGACGTACGAAGCGACGATTGACGTTACGGTCAGTAACGTGACCGAGCAGCGACGCGTCCACGTGACCGTCTCGGGTGTGTCGGGTCGCGTAGCCAGCGACACGACCAACGAGGTCGTTATTGATACGGAACCGCCCGCTGTTGATGTTGGGGAGAATCAGACTGCTGACGCGGGTTCGAATGTGTCCTTCAGCCCGATGCACGTCGCTGAACCGACGACGCGAATCGTCGATTACGAATGGGTGGTTGCCGGGGCGCAGCGGAGTGGCGAGAACGTGACGACAGCGTTTGCGGAACCGGGGGACTATACGGTCCGTCTCGCGGTCACGGACGCCGCTGGAAATGTAGGAACGGACGCCCTTACCGTGACTGTTGAGTCCAATAAGCGCACAACGGAATCGTCAACGACTTCGCCTATCGGCGGCGGTTCGTCTGGCGGCGGAGGCTCCGGTGGTTTGTTAGTCCCGACTGCAACAGCCACAGACTCCCAAACAACGACACCGCCAACGGCCCCAACAACGACAACGGACGCTAATTCAGGAGCTCCCGCGACGAAAACAGCGCAGGAATCGACCACGACACCGACGAACGCCACAACGACTCCCAGCCAGGGCCGACCGACGCACAACGTCGAAATGCCATTCGGCGAGTTATTCGGTATTCCGGTAAGTCTGCCGATTCTCGCGTTTATCGCAGCTACCGTCCTTGCAGCTCGACGCCGAGATAATCAGTAG
- a CDS encoding STT3 domain-containing protein gives MTDVREETAALLDNRPGLADDLRTLVDVDREQDVWTFDETPLDSGTFGELVSRGIATESENGYRLADRHAVRVALGDAEPERTPDSATAGLRERFAVSNIPGHVLAAVVGCLLVVVAFRVFVYPRVFRGEHVVLLGNDPYYYRYLVFSMLDSGAGTLDVPAQIATGEPLLVALLVAVTRAFGGSTSVAELVLAWYPVFAAVGSAIICYFLAVTLSRDRRVGLASLLILAVLPVHGYRTALGFADHHALDFLWLGVVALAAVRTLPARTKFEWRSQLPWAAVLAAGIAAQAHSWNAAPLLFVPFVAYAVVRSAALVRSGDSLRADILLIVGVGTGGLLAVAGHLVLGWQSPNIVVPPILAAAAMAFAVGMAALTRRLDWPAWVASVLAAGSGVLTLGVVVMIEPSFGAELSQEFSRLVGMSGSNIVETRSLFSTDYGLLAGPIFFYGTALLFALPAGAWAFYVKFDNPRWLLTASYGLVLFGLAVTQVRFTGELSLFVAVFAGFAFVYFLAVVDITDPPQLFADSTPREADDRALRSFTLPERRTLVSLGLAFLLVGGLGTMMTPLRTNTIVPADDTYEAAAWMEDEVQSPEWTSDQQYVFSTWGQNRLYNAFVSGDSRSYGYARTNYEQFLNATNSRGWYERLRNRAAFIVADEDYASGYDAAKLASRLADWGSGTGHYQAVWAGGSKTVYTLVPGATIRGTTDANATVTVTHEGAVSGQPFTYERTTTAAANGTYTVRVPYAGEYDIAGTAVEVPEDAVQNARQVNVSAA, from the coding sequence ATGACCGACGTGCGCGAGGAGACAGCCGCCCTCCTCGACAACCGACCGGGGCTCGCCGACGACCTCCGGACACTCGTGGACGTCGATCGCGAGCAAGATGTGTGGACGTTCGACGAGACGCCACTCGACTCCGGAACATTCGGGGAGCTCGTCTCCCGTGGCATCGCTACCGAATCCGAGAATGGGTATCGCCTCGCGGACCGTCACGCCGTTCGCGTTGCGCTCGGTGACGCCGAACCCGAACGAACGCCCGACAGCGCGACTGCGGGCCTTCGGGAACGATTCGCCGTCTCGAATATCCCGGGGCATGTGCTTGCGGCCGTTGTTGGCTGCCTGCTCGTTGTCGTCGCATTCCGCGTATTTGTCTACCCTCGCGTATTCCGTGGGGAACACGTCGTCCTGCTTGGAAACGACCCGTACTACTATCGGTACCTCGTCTTCTCGATGCTGGACTCCGGTGCCGGCACCCTCGATGTCCCGGCGCAAATTGCGACCGGCGAACCCCTGCTTGTCGCGCTTCTCGTCGCCGTTACGCGAGCGTTCGGTGGAAGCACAAGTGTCGCGGAACTTGTGCTCGCCTGGTATCCTGTCTTTGCCGCAGTTGGGAGCGCGATTATTTGCTATTTCCTTGCGGTAACCCTCTCTCGTGACCGCCGGGTCGGCCTCGCATCACTACTCATTCTTGCGGTGTTACCTGTCCACGGCTACCGGACTGCGCTCGGCTTCGCCGACCACCACGCACTGGACTTCCTCTGGCTTGGCGTCGTCGCACTCGCTGCCGTCCGCACACTCCCCGCGAGGACGAAGTTCGAGTGGCGGTCGCAGCTCCCGTGGGCTGCTGTCCTGGCGGCTGGGATCGCTGCCCAAGCACATTCGTGGAACGCTGCGCCACTGTTGTTCGTGCCGTTCGTCGCCTATGCGGTCGTGCGGAGCGCAGCTCTCGTCCGCTCCGGGGATTCGCTACGTGCGGACATCCTCCTCATCGTGGGCGTCGGTACCGGGGGACTGCTCGCTGTTGCCGGCCACTTGGTGCTTGGCTGGCAGTCCCCCAACATCGTCGTGCCGCCGATCCTTGCGGCTGCAGCGATGGCGTTTGCAGTCGGAATGGCAGCGCTCACACGCCGACTCGACTGGCCTGCCTGGGTGGCTTCCGTCCTAGCGGCCGGGAGTGGAGTGCTCACGCTCGGAGTTGTCGTCATGATTGAACCGTCGTTCGGGGCCGAACTCAGCCAGGAGTTCTCCCGGCTCGTCGGAATGTCTGGCAGCAACATCGTTGAGACCCGGTCGTTATTCAGTACTGACTACGGACTGTTGGCGGGCCCAATCTTCTTCTATGGAACCGCGTTGTTGTTCGCGCTCCCTGCGGGCGCGTGGGCGTTCTACGTAAAATTCGACAACCCGCGATGGTTGCTCACCGCGTCGTACGGCCTGGTGTTGTTCGGACTTGCGGTGACGCAAGTCCGGTTCACGGGTGAACTCTCGCTGTTCGTCGCGGTGTTCGCTGGATTCGCCTTCGTCTACTTCCTCGCTGTCGTCGACATTACGGACCCACCGCAGCTATTCGCCGACAGCACCCCCCGCGAAGCCGATGACCGTGCCTTGCGCTCGTTCACGCTACCTGAGCGCCGCACGCTCGTCTCACTTGGGTTGGCGTTCCTGCTGGTCGGTGGGCTTGGGACGATGATGACGCCCCTTCGCACGAACACGATCGTACCAGCTGACGACACCTACGAGGCGGCGGCGTGGATGGAAGACGAAGTTCAGTCCCCGGAGTGGACGAGCGACCAGCAGTACGTGTTTAGCACATGGGGACAGAACCGTCTCTATAACGCGTTCGTCTCCGGCGACTCCCGGAGCTACGGGTATGCACGAACGAACTACGAGCAGTTCCTCAACGCAACGAATAGCCGAGGGTGGTATGAACGGCTGCGTAACCGGGCAGCCTTCATCGTGGCTGACGAAGACTACGCGAGCGGGTATGACGCAGCGAAGCTGGCTTCGCGGCTCGCTGACTGGGGGAGCGGTACTGGGCACTACCAGGCGGTGTGGGCTGGCGGCTCGAAAACGGTCTACACGCTCGTCCCGGGCGCGACCATCCGTGGGACGACTGACGCGAACGCCACAGTAACTGTTACGCACGAGGGGGCGGTGTCAGGGCAGCCGTTTACGTATGAACGGACGACAACAGCGGCGGCGAACGGCACATACACCGTGCGCGTTCCCTACGCTGGCGAGTACGATATAGCCGGAACGGCGGTCGAAGTCCCTGAGGACGCAGTTCAGAACGCGCGACAAGTAAACGTATCCGCGGCCTGA